In a genomic window of Bacillota bacterium:
- a CDS encoding MarR family transcriptional regulator, protein MNKENSIGRWISILYRYGQIYVGKRLKPFGIGKGQFMYLIKLFEKDGLTQDELSEKLSMDKGTTARALLKLEEQGYIFREENIHDRRSNQVFLTEQAKNMKSDLFSVLHDWTEILSQNFSEEERQQVLFLLDRMSNNAAEYICKNR, encoded by the coding sequence ATGAATAAGGAAAATTCAATTGGCCGCTGGATATCAATACTGTACAGGTATGGACAAATCTATGTCGGCAAAAGATTAAAGCCTTTCGGTATTGGAAAAGGACAATTTATGTACCTGATAAAGCTTTTTGAAAAAGACGGTCTTACCCAGGATGAGCTGTCCGAAAAGCTTAGTATGGATAAAGGGACTACGGCGCGAGCTTTATTAAAGCTTGAAGAGCAGGGGTATATTTTCCGCGAAGAAAATATACATGACAGGCGTTCCAATCAAGTTTTTTTAACTGAACAGGCGAAAAATATGAAATCTGATCTTTTTTCAGTTTTACATGACTGGACAGAAATCTTATCTCAAAATTTTAGCGAGGAAGAACGGCAACAAGTTTTGTTTTTACTGGACAGAATGTCAAATAATGCAGCAGAGTATATATGTAAAAACAGATAG
- a CDS encoding Rha family transcriptional regulator, with translation MKKLTTFGLEVKRALLDRQMTQKQFCTKHNIPENRFSEILYGSKPGNKYRAKIAQALGIDSEYLAS, from the coding sequence TTGAAAAAATTAACCACGTTCGGCCTTGAAGTTAAAAGAGCACTCTTAGATAGGCAGATGACACAGAAGCAATTCTGCACTAAACACAATATTCCAGAGAACCGGTTCTCAGAGATATTGTACGGCAGCAAGCCGGGCAACAAATATAGAGCTAAAATAGCTCAAGCACTCGGAATTGATTCTGAATATCTAGCCTCTTAA
- a CDS encoding MATE family efflux transporter → MHQSQYLGEEKIPKLLLRFSIPTIAGMLVNAIYNVVDRIFIGNSVGSLGIAGITIGFPIMLITMAFAMLVGLGATSLISIKMGERNEKEAELILGNGIVLLILVSVLISGMGLFFLDPLLKLFGASAEVLPYAREYMQIILLGTIFMSTGFGMSNFIRAEGKPVISMYTMLIGAILNIILNPIFIFGFGWGIKGAALATVLSRTVSTVWVVYYFLSARSYLKIQVKNFNLQMPYVWKILAIGSAPFAMQLSNSLLNVIMNKSLSDYGGDVAVAGIGVIMSVAVLMLMPVIGINQGAQPIIGYNYGAGQFKRVKDTLKLAIWAATLIVCVGFVIIQLFPQQIIYLFNRQDQALLQFGTHALRIFLLFLPVIGFQIVGANYFQAVGKPKQAMFLSLSRQVLVLIPLILILPNFYGLDGILYAAPVSDLTSAILTGLFLYMEIRNLNEKTKANMQPCSEGI, encoded by the coding sequence ATGCATCAATCCCAATACTTAGGCGAAGAAAAAATTCCAAAGTTGTTATTGAGGTTCTCCATACCTACTATTGCGGGAATGTTAGTAAATGCCATTTATAATGTGGTGGACAGAATTTTCATCGGCAACAGTGTAGGATCTCTTGGTATAGCCGGGATTACTATCGGTTTTCCTATAATGCTGATTACTATGGCATTTGCAATGCTAGTTGGCTTAGGGGCGACCTCTCTGATATCCATCAAAATGGGAGAGCGCAATGAAAAAGAGGCCGAATTAATCCTGGGGAACGGTATCGTTTTATTGATATTGGTTTCCGTACTTATTTCCGGAATGGGATTATTCTTTTTGGATCCCCTTTTGAAGCTCTTTGGTGCCAGTGCTGAGGTTCTTCCCTATGCCAGGGAATACATGCAAATTATCCTGCTGGGAACTATTTTCATGTCCACGGGCTTTGGAATGAGCAATTTCATCCGAGCAGAAGGAAAGCCTGTGATATCTATGTATACCATGTTGATCGGGGCAATTTTAAACATTATCTTAAACCCCATATTTATCTTTGGCTTTGGTTGGGGAATAAAGGGGGCTGCGCTGGCCACCGTCCTTTCCCGCACAGTTTCCACTGTATGGGTAGTTTATTACTTTTTAAGTGCGAGAAGTTACCTAAAAATACAAGTAAAGAATTTCAATTTACAAATGCCTTATGTATGGAAGATACTAGCTATTGGCTCCGCACCTTTCGCCATGCAGCTCTCTAACAGTCTATTAAATGTAATCATGAATAAAAGTTTAAGTGATTATGGCGGTGATGTGGCAGTTGCAGGTATAGGGGTTATAATGAGTGTTGCAGTTTTAATGCTGATGCCTGTTATCGGCATTAACCAGGGGGCCCAACCTATAATCGGGTATAATTACGGTGCGGGGCAGTTTAAGCGGGTTAAGGATACTTTAAAGCTGGCAATTTGGGCGGCAACATTAATTGTGTGTGTGGGATTTGTTATCATCCAGTTATTCCCACAGCAGATTATTTACTTATTCAATAGACAAGACCAGGCACTTTTGCAATTTGGCACGCATGCGCTTCGCATCTTCTTATTATTTTTGCCCGTTATAGGCTTCCAAATTGTGGGGGCGAATTATTTCCAGGCAGTTGGAAAACCCAAGCAAGCCATGTTTTTAAGTTTATCCAGACAAGTTCTGGTCTTAATCCCTCTAATTTTGATTCTACCTAACTTTTACGGTTTAGACGGTATATTGTATGCTGCTCCCGTATCGGATCTAACTTCTGCAATACTAACGGGGTTATTCTTATATATGGAGATAAGAAACTTGAACGAAAAAACCAAAGCTAATATGCAACCTTGCAGTGAAGGAATATAA
- the rsgA gene encoding ribosome small subunit-dependent GTPase A, which translates to MVFICMSLNNDFNLRRLERYLSIAWDSGATPVVVLTKSDLCDDIEARLNDIAPLTFGVDILVTTSISGDGYLSLKRYISSGRTVAFIGSSGVGKSTLINRLLGGKNTFATNEIRNDDKGRHTTSRRELVVLPDGGAVIDTPGMREIGIISADLTKSFADIDELASKCKFRDCTHGSEPNCAVQKAINDGILPAERLESYNKLKKEAKYDGLSSKLIEREKINEMFSGVGGMKNVRKFIKEKNRKKSR; encoded by the coding sequence ATGGTTTTTATCTGCATGTCGCTCAATAATGATTTTAATCTTCGCAGGCTGGAGCGTTACCTTTCTATTGCCTGGGACAGCGGGGCAACGCCTGTTGTTGTGCTCACCAAATCGGATTTATGTGATGACATTGAAGCCAGGCTTAATGATATAGCCCCTTTAACGTTTGGTGTAGATATACTTGTTACCACAAGTATATCCGGTGATGGATACTTATCGTTGAAAAGGTATATTTCAAGTGGCCGGACAGTAGCGTTTATAGGCTCTTCGGGAGTTGGTAAATCCACTTTAATTAACAGGCTTCTCGGTGGTAAAAATACATTTGCTACCAATGAGATAAGAAATGACGATAAGGGCAGGCATACAACCTCAAGACGTGAGTTGGTTGTGCTGCCGGATGGCGGTGCTGTTATTGACACTCCCGGGATGCGAGAGATTGGAATAATAAGTGCTGACTTAACAAAATCCTTTGCTGATATTGATGAGCTTGCATCCAAATGCAAATTCCGCGATTGCACCCATGGGAGTGAGCCCAACTGCGCAGTGCAAAAGGCAATAAACGACGGCATCTTACCGGCGGAAAGGCTTGAAAGTTATAACAAGCTAAAAAAGGAAGCGAAGTATGACGGCCTGAGTTCAAAGCTGATTGAAAGAGAAAAGATCAATGAAATGTTCAGTGGCGTGGGCGGCATGAAAAACGTGAGAAAGTTTATAAAGGAAAAGAACAGGAAAAAAAGCAGGTAG
- a CDS encoding S1 RNA-binding domain-containing protein gives MIEIGKMHKLQVTGKSEMGTYLNFKNAKDRADILLPKNKEPQEFEIGDEIEVFVYKDSDVKTVATLKKPKLTMGELGLLRVVDITKFGAFLDWGLPKDLLLPFREQEGEITKGDLCLVGLYIDDNDKICATMHIYNLLSTESPYKKNDRARGTVYSINKAYGMFVAVDNTYHGLIHNNELYGNHTVGDNIEVRVKKVRDDGKLELSLREEAYNEIEGDAQKIMERLNSSGGTLPINDNSSPDYIKAELNISKRAFKRAIGRLLKEGAVKITEEGIERMW, from the coding sequence ATGATAGAAATAGGGAAGATGCATAAATTGCAAGTAACTGGGAAGAGTGAGATGGGGACGTATTTGAATTTTAAAAACGCCAAAGACAGGGCTGATATTTTATTGCCTAAAAATAAGGAGCCCCAGGAATTTGAAATAGGTGATGAAATAGAGGTATTTGTTTATAAAGATTCTGATGTCAAAACAGTAGCTACGCTTAAAAAACCAAAGTTGACAATGGGTGAGCTGGGCCTTTTAAGAGTAGTAGATATTACAAAATTTGGTGCTTTTTTAGATTGGGGTCTACCGAAAGACTTGTTATTGCCTTTCAGAGAACAAGAGGGTGAGATTACAAAAGGAGATTTGTGTTTGGTAGGTTTGTATATTGATGATAACGATAAAATATGTGCAACTATGCATATATATAATTTGCTAAGCACCGAATCTCCATATAAAAAGAATGATAGGGCCCGCGGAACTGTTTATAGCATAAATAAAGCTTATGGAATGTTTGTAGCTGTAGATAATACTTACCATGGATTAATTCATAACAATGAATTGTACGGAAATCATACTGTAGGTGACAATATAGAAGTAAGAGTTAAAAAGGTGAGAGATGATGGTAAGCTGGAATTAAGTTTAAGAGAAGAGGCTTACAATGAAATAGAGGGTGACGCGCAAAAGATTATGGAGCGGTTAAACTCAAGTGGTGGTACTCTTCCAATCAATGATAATAGTTCTCCTGATTATATAAAGGCAGAGTTAAACATAAGTAAACGTGCCTTTAAAAGGGCCATTGGGCGACTTTTAAAAGAAGGGGCAGTCAAAATTACAGAGGAAGGAATTGAGAGAATGTGGTAA
- a CDS encoding helix-turn-helix transcriptional regulator — MKKDNFISVRLKQLREYFSLNQKEFAQNIGVSPGNVGDWEKGRSKPTTTALIKISTTFNISTDWILQGVGPGPGEHEYIPGNRLNGVIREYFMERAPNYSHGEADNQQASQAEELLNIFLELDEDSKLKILDLAKEKKEGRLPKPPNNSFLEIYESLDDKNKQQVLQFINFLIFQQSNNQRNS; from the coding sequence ATGAAAAAAGATAATTTTATTTCTGTAAGATTAAAACAGCTTCGAGAGTATTTTAGTTTAAATCAAAAAGAATTTGCCCAAAATATAGGTGTATCCCCAGGCAATGTTGGGGACTGGGAAAAAGGACGGTCAAAGCCTACAACAACAGCTTTAATAAAAATCTCGACAACATTTAACATATCTACGGACTGGATTTTACAAGGAGTTGGTCCCGGCCCAGGGGAACATGAGTACATCCCTGGCAATCGCCTCAATGGTGTAATAAGGGAATATTTTATGGAGCGGGCACCAAACTACAGTCATGGGGAAGCTGACAATCAACAGGCTAGCCAAGCAGAGGAGTTACTTAATATATTTTTGGAATTGGACGAGGATAGCAAGTTGAAAATTTTAGACCTAGCAAAAGAAAAAAAAGAAGGCCGGCTTCCAAAGCCGCCCAACAATAGTTTCTTAGAAATTTACGAAAGTCTGGATGATAAAAACAAACAACAAGTTTTACAATTTATTAATTTTCTCATATTCCAACAAAGCAATAACCAGAGAAATAGCTAA